The DNA segment CGTGAGCGTCTCGCCGGGCTGCACGGTGTGCGAGTCGGGGTTGCCGAGGTTGTAGTTCAGGAGCGAGGTCTCTTCGAGCGCGACCGCCGAGACGTAGCCCGAGCCGCCCGCGCCGTGCTGGGTGTCGTCGTAGAGCGTGTTGAGGACCTTGCCGGTCGTGTCGCCGTAGTGGATGACGCACTCCTCGAACGCCCGCGAGAACTCCTCTGCGGCCGCGACGTCGTCGGCCGTGAGGCCGTCGGTCTTGCCCGAGGCCTCGTACGACTGCATGAGGATCGCCGACAGACCGGTGGTCGAGGTGTTCGGGTTCGTCTTCGAGATCTTGAACGACCCCCAGATCGGCTTGCCCACGCTCCCCCACCCGGCCGGGTCGGTGCAGAGCCGCTCGAGGTCGGTGATGCCGATCGGGCGGTCGGGCCAGCCGAGCGCCTTCGCCATCGTCTCGGGCATGCCGAAGACGACGGGCGTGTGGGTGAACGAGACGGGCTCGCCGACGAGCGCCGGCGATGCCGCAGCGGCGACGCGCTCGGTCCAGACGGTCGAGGCGGGCGACCACAGCGTCGGCTTGCGACGGTCCTCGTCGGGCCAGTCGCCGCCCGACGTGAGGAAGCGGGTCGCGTCACCGGACGAGACGTTGATCGGATGCACCGTGGCGCACTCTGCGAGCGCGTCGTGCTGCGGAGACTCCTTGAACGCCTTCGCGAGGGCGTCGAGCATGTTGACCTTCTCGGACGACGTCGCCACGACGACGCTCGTGCAGCCGTCGTCCGCGAAGTCGCCGCCGCCGTCGGCGCGATCCCCGTCGTACGAGCCGACGGTGCATGCGCTCAACACGAGGGATGCCGCGGCGAAGACGGTGATCGCGACCCCGGCGCGTGCGCCACGACGGGCCGACGACGAAGCGGAGGGGGACGCAGCCGTGCGCCGCGGAACGAGAGCCATGGGAACACGATAAGTGGTCGCGCGCGAATGCACAGTGCGCGAGAAGCGACGGCTGTGGAGGGCGCGCGTCAGCGCGCCCTCGCGAGCGCGGCGCCCGCCGCCTCGAGGAAGCGCACGGCCTCGGAGCGCGCGGAGCGCGGGTCGCCTGCGAGCGAGGTCAACGAGACGGATGACTCGAAGCCCGAGGCATCCGGATCGGCGCCCTCGTCGATCACCCCCGCGACGAGCGCGACCGGCACCCCGGCGTGCGCAGCGAGCCGCGCGACCTCGGTCGGGGCCTTGCCCGCCTCCGACTGCGCATCGAAGCGGCCCTCGCCCGTGACGACGAGGTCGGCGTGTGCGATCGCTTCGGCGAGTCCGATCGCGCTCGCGACGACCGCCGCGCCCGACCCCATGCGGGCGCCCCACGCGAGCAGGCCGAACCCCGTGCCGCCCGCGGCTCCGGCGCCGGGTGCGTCGGCGAGTCGCCGCCCGCCGGGCACGAGCCCCGCGAAGCGGTCGAGGTTCGCCTCGAGAAGGGCGACGTCCGAGGCAGCCGCCCCCTTCTGCGGGCCGAAGACCGCCGCCGCGCCCTGCGCGCCGAGGAGCGGATTGACGACGTCGCCGAGCACGGTCGCGCCGCCGGTCGGCAGGGGGCGGAGTCCCGTGAGGTCGACGGCCGTTGCGACCCCGAGCCCGCCGCCGCCGAGCGGAACGGGCGAGCCCGAGGCATCCGTCACCCGCGCGCCGAGCGCGACGAGGGCACCCGACCCTCCGTCGGTCGATGCACTGCCGCCGATGCCGAGGAGGAGTCGCGCGACGCCCGCGTCGAGGGCCGCCGCGATCGCGTCGCCGAAGCCCGCCGTGTGGGCCTCGAGCGGGCGCAGGGGGTCGACGAGCCCGAGCCCGCACGTCGCCGCGAGCTCGACGACGGCGGTGTCCCCGGGCAGCCGCAGCCACGACGACGACACGCGAGCAGCCCCCTCGTACGGCCCGCGCACGTCGACGGGCACGCGCACGGCGCCCGGCACGGCCGCCTCGAACGCGTCGAGCGTGCCCTCCCCGCCGTCGGCCATCGGCCGGAGCACCGCCTCGTCGCCCGGCCGCTCGGCGAGCCAGCCGCGCGCGAGCGCCGCCGCGGCGTCGGCGGCCGAGACCGTGCCCTTGAACGAGTCGGGCGCGAAGACGACGCGCCGCGGCCCCGCCTGCCTCATGCGAGGAGCGCCGCGCTCGGCGCCGGCACGCGCTTCAGCCAGTCGAACGCACGCGCGAGGAGCTCGAGGTTGCCGGGCGACGCGTACGAGCGCTCGTCGTGGCCGAGCGCCGTGTAGACGAGCCGCGAGCGACCGAACTCGCGCGCCCACACGAGCGGATGCCGCACCCCGCCCTCCTCGTGCTCGGCGATCGGCTCGATGACGTCGACGAGCACGAGGTCGGTGTACCGCTCGTCGAAGACGGCGAAGTCGGCGAGGCCCTCGGCGAT comes from the Agromyces protaetiae genome and includes:
- a CDS encoding glycerate kinase, translated to MRQAGPRRVVFAPDSFKGTVSAADAAAALARGWLAERPGDEAVLRPMADGGEGTLDAFEAAVPGAVRVPVDVRGPYEGAARVSSSWLRLPGDTAVVELAATCGLGLVDPLRPLEAHTAGFGDAIAAALDAGVARLLLGIGGSASTDGGSGALVALGARVTDASGSPVPLGGGGLGVATAVDLTGLRPLPTGGATVLGDVVNPLLGAQGAAAVFGPQKGAAASDVALLEANLDRFAGLVPGGRRLADAPGAGAAGGTGFGLLAWGARMGSGAAVVASAIGLAEAIAHADLVVTGEGRFDAQSEAGKAPTEVARLAAHAGVPVALVAGVIDEGADPDASGFESSVSLTSLAGDPRSARSEAVRFLEAAGAALARAR